The Kitasatospora paranensis genome has a window encoding:
- a CDS encoding YciI family protein → MRYLMTSLASDTAPDDKLFAEMGRFIEELTASGVLLATGGLEPGGVRLTSSGGEITVTDGPFAEAREAVGGFALVEVRSKEEAVELGRRFRAIVGDGVSVLQQVFGP, encoded by the coding sequence ATGCGCTACCTGATGACGTCGCTGGCCTCGGACACGGCCCCCGACGACAAGCTCTTCGCCGAGATGGGCCGGTTCATCGAAGAGCTCACTGCCTCCGGGGTGCTGCTCGCCACCGGGGGCCTGGAGCCCGGCGGGGTGCGCCTCACCTCGTCCGGCGGCGAGATCACCGTCACCGACGGGCCGTTCGCCGAGGCCCGGGAGGCCGTGGGCGGCTTCGCCCTGGTCGAGGTCCGCTCGAAGGAGGAGGCGGTCGAGCTCGGCCGCCGCTTCCGGGCGATCGTCGGCGACGGCGTGAGCGTCCTCCAGCAGGTCTTCGGCCCCTGA